The genomic stretch ACCGCTTCGTTACGCGAAATCAACCGCACCCTGGGCTGGCACCTGCCCTGCGACGGCGGGCCGAAAACCCTCAACGGGCTGGTTACCGAAGCGCTGGAAAGCATCCCGGAAAGCGCTGTTTGCCTGAAGATAGGCCGTTATCGCCTGGAAATCCTTGAAACAGAGGACAATTGCGCCAGCAAGGTACTGGTGTGGACCGTGACCCGATAGCTATACTCGGGTCGCGCTTACCCAGCCCCGCCGTCACGCCTGCTACCCGCACCCGGCGCTCCACGGCCAGTCCGCTCCACTGATATGCCTTGCGGTCCTGCGTCAACACCCCCGAACAGTACCCGCCCCGCCCCTACCCCCCCTTGGGCTATCGTCAGTCGGGCGCACACAACAATACGCTCCGGCGTCCGCGTAACCGTGCCATTTACATGGCATGCCATCGCGGGCCAAGCCCATGGAGCCGGACCAGACTGTCAGGGACCTATTCAATGACAAGCAGCACTTACGCCCAAGCACCCGCCGCGCCAGTCAACTCGCCTGCGCGGGTAGCCACCGCCAGCTTCATCGGCACGGCCATCGAGTTCTATGATTTCTACGTCTACGCCACCGCCGCCGCCTTGGTGATCGGCCCGGTGTTCTTCCCGTCCGGGTCGGGCACCGCGCAAATGCTGGCCGCCTTCCTCACCTTCGGTATCGCCTTCCTCGCCCGCCCACTGGGCTCGGCGTTGTTCGGCCATTTTGGCGACCGCATCGGCCGCAAGTCGACGCTGGTCGCCTCGCTGCTGCTGATGGGCGTATCCACTACCGCCATTGGCGTGCTGCCGGGCTATGACAGCATTGGCGTGTGGGCGCCGATCATTCTCTGCCTGCTGCGTTTTGGCCAAGGCCTGGGCCTGGGTGGCGAATGGGGTGGCGCGGCCTTGCTGGCTACCGAGAACGCTCCGGAAGGCAAACGTGCCTGGTTTGGCATGTTCCCGCAGTTGGGCCCTTCAATCGGCTTCCTGGCTGCCAACGGCCTGTTCCTGACCCTGGCGCTGGTGCTCAGCGACGAGCAGTTCCGCGAGTGGGGCTGGCGTATTCCGTTCCTGCTCAGCGCCGCCCTGGTACTGGTTGGCCTGTACGTGCGCCTGAAGCTCGAAGAGAGCCCGGTGTTCGCCAAGGCCGTTGCCCGCCACGAGCGGGTGAAAATGCCGGTGGTCGACCTGTTCTCGAAATACTGGCTGCCAACCCTGCTGGGCGCTGCGGCCATGGTGGTGTGCTATGCGCTGTTCTACATTTCCACGGTGTTCTCGCTGAGCTACGGCGTGACCACACTGGGCTACAGCCGCGAAACGTTCCTTGGCCTGCTGTGCTTCGCGGTGGTGTTCATGGCACTGGCCACACCGTTGTCAGCCTGGCTCAGTGACCGTTACGGGCGTAAGCCGGTACTGATCGTCGGCGGCCTGCTGGCGATAGCTTCGGGCTTTACCATGGAGCCACTGCTGACCTCGGGATCGACCACGGGCGTGGCGCTGTTCCTGGCCATCGAGCTGTTCCTGATGGGCGTGACCTTTGCGCCGATGGGGGCACTGCTGCCAGAGCTGTTCCCGACTCACGTACGTTATACCGGGGCCTCGGCGGCGTATAACCTGGGCGGTATCGTCGGCGCCTCGGCGGCTCCGTTCTTTGCCCAGAAGCTGGTGAGCATGGGCGGGTTGAGCTGGGTGGGGGGTTATGTGTCGGTGGCGGCGGTGATCAGCCTGATTGCCGTGCTGTGCCTGAAAGAGACGCGCAATACCGCGCTGTAAGCGACTGGGGCCGCTTTGCGGCCCCAGCACTCTCGGATCAGAACTCGACCTTGACCGCCTGAGCTGCACGCGTCGCCTTGACCCGCGCCAGTTCGACCGATTCGTCACGCGCCAGGCACACACCCATGCGACGGGTACCGTTGATTTCCGGCTTGCCGAACAGGCGAATGGCGGTATCCGGCTCGCTCAGCGCTGCGCCCAGGTTGGCGAAGCTGGTCTGTTGGGACTGGCCTTCGGGCAAGATCACTGCCGAGGCCGACGGACCGAACTGACGCACCACCGGAATCGGCAGGCCGAGAATGGCGCGGGCATGCAGGGCGAATTGCGACAGGTCCTGGGAAATCAGGGTGACCAGCCCCGTGTCATGCGGGCGCGGCGACACTTCGCTGAACCACACCTGGTCGCCCTTCACGAACAGCTCCACACCAAACAGGCCGCGACCGCCGAGGGCATCGGTGACCGCCTTGGCCACGCGCTGCGATTCGGCCAGCGCCTTCGGGCTCATGGCCTGTGGCTGCCAGGACTCCTGGTAATCGCCCTTCTCCTGACGGTGGCCGACGGGCTCGAGGAAGGTGGTGCCGCCCACGTGGCGCACGGTCAGCAGGGTGATTTCATATTCGAAGTCGATGAAACCCTCGACGATCACCCGACCCTTGCCAGCGCGACCGCCTTCCTGGGCATAGTCCCACGACTTCTGCAGGTCAGCATCGCTGCGCAGCAGGCTCTGGCCCTTGCCCGACGAGCTCATCACCGGTTTGACCACGCACGGGTAACCCAGGTCGGCTACGGCCTTGGCGTAGTCTTCATAGGTGTCGGCGAAGTGGTACGGCGAGGTTGGCAGGTCCAGCTCTTCGGCAGCCAGGCGGCGGATGCCTTCGCGGTTCATGGTCAACTGGGTGGCGCGGGCGGTCGGCACCACGGTAAAACCTTCGTTTTCCAGCTCGACCAGGGTGGCGGTGGCGATGGCTTCGATTTCCGGAACGATGTAGTGCGGCTTCTCGGCTTCGATTACCGCGCGCAGGGCAACGCCATCAAGCATGTTGATCACATGGCTGCGGTGCGCCACCTGCATTGCCGGAGCATTGGCGTAACGGTCGACGGCGATTACTTCGACGCCCAGGCGCTGCAGCTCGATTACCACTTCCTTGCCCAGCTCGCCACAGCCGCAGAGCAGTACACGGGTCGCGGTAGGCGACAATGGGGTTCCGATACGGGTCATTTCAGGTCCTCGAAGGCATCCGGGGCCGCGCCAGACTAGGCGCCACCCGCTGAAAAAGGACCGCTATTCTACACCATCAACCGGCGACGGCGGCCCGCCGTGCGCGAAATGCCATGGCCAGCCACACCGCCGTTACACCGGCGAACTTCGAGGCCATCGCGGTGCCGATCACTACCGGGGTCAGAGCGCCGATCATGCCGAAGAAAATGAAGGTATCCACCGGGATGCTCAACGCCGAGCTGAGCCACAGGCGGTCGCGCAGGGGCCGACGGGTGATGCTGAACACCAGCCAGTCGATCAGCTCGGAGATGAAAAATGCGCTGGCGCTGGCCAGCGCGATCGCAGGCTCCGAAGTGACATAGGACAGCACCAGAGCCACCAGCATGGCGAACAGGGCGCCATGACCGAAGCGGGTCTGCACCATGTCACGCAGGATAAACACCAGGCCGCCCCAGGCGGACCAGATGATGTCCAGGTGCGGGGCACTTGAGAAGGCGTAGTTGATCAGCACTACGCTGCTGATGTAGGCAATCAGATAGAACATGGCGGGCAGTCTGTGGGCAAGCCGTACAGATTACCGCTGGGCCGTTCGCGGGTAAACCCGCTCCCACAGATGTTGTGAGGCCCGAAAGGCTGACGCTGTACCTGTGGGAGCGGGCATGCCCGCGAAGCTGCCACTGCGGTGCATGGCTCCGGCTTCGCCGGTGTTCGCCGGCACGCCCGCCCCCACAGGTTCGCGTCAGGCCTGCAAAATGAGGCCGGCTTCTACCGCCCGTTCATGGCAACGCTTGAGCACCGCCCGACGCTCATCATTGTCCATCCGCCCCCAGCGACCAATCTCCGCCACGGTACGCTGGCAGCCGGTGCAGATATCCTGCTCGTCCAGCGCACAAATACTCACACACGGCGAAGCCACCGGCCGCTCGACCACTTCACTCATCATCAACCACCAGATCCCGCGCATAGCGCTGGGCATTGTGCACGTAATGTGCGGCACTGGCTTCAAGCATGCGCTTCTGCTGCTCGGTCAGTTCGCGTACCACCTTGCCCGGCGAGCCCATCACCAGCGAACCATCCGGGATTTCCTTGCCCTCGGCAATCAGTGCGTTGGCGCCGATGATGCAGTGTTTGCCGATGCGCGCACCATTGAGGATTACGGCGTTGATACCGACCAGGCTGAAGTCGCCCACCGTGCAGCCATGCAACATGGCGTTGTGGCCGACGGTTACGCCCTTGCCCAACGTCAGGGGCGAGCCCATGTCAGTGTGCATCACCGTGCCATCCTGCACGTTGCTGCCTTCGCCGATATCGATCAGCTCGTTATCCCCGCGCAACACCGCCCCAAACCACACACTGGCATTGGCTTGCAGGCGCACGCGGCCAATGAGCGTGGCGTTGGGTGCGGCCCAACTGGTGGGGTGGCTCTCGACCCGCAGGTCGCCCAGGCGATATTTCATGCTTGCTCCTCAGGCTGCGACGCAGACGGCGGGGTAGGCCCCGCTCAATTTTCGATGTAACGCTCCGGCGGCTGATGCAGGCTGATACCGGCATCGAACAGCAGGTTGACCAGCTCGACGATCATGATCGCCGACAAACCCCAGATCTTGTATTCGCCATAACGATAGCTTGGCACGAACCAGCTACGGCCCTGGTAATCGATACGGTGGGTATGGTCGCGCGGGTCCTGGCGGAAAAACTCCAGCGGCACGGTGAACACTGCCGCAATCTCGGCATCATTGGCGCGATATTCGACGAAGTCGGGAATAAGCCCGACGAATGGCGTCACTTTCAGGCCATGTAGCGAAATCAGCGGGCTGAGCGGGCCAATCACCTCCACCAGGCC from Pseudomonas putida encodes the following:
- a CDS encoding MFS transporter; this encodes MTSSTYAQAPAAPVNSPARVATASFIGTAIEFYDFYVYATAAALVIGPVFFPSGSGTAQMLAAFLTFGIAFLARPLGSALFGHFGDRIGRKSTLVASLLLMGVSTTAIGVLPGYDSIGVWAPIILCLLRFGQGLGLGGEWGGAALLATENAPEGKRAWFGMFPQLGPSIGFLAANGLFLTLALVLSDEQFREWGWRIPFLLSAALVLVGLYVRLKLEESPVFAKAVARHERVKMPVVDLFSKYWLPTLLGAAAMVVCYALFYISTVFSLSYGVTTLGYSRETFLGLLCFAVVFMALATPLSAWLSDRYGRKPVLIVGGLLAIASGFTMEPLLTSGSTTGVALFLAIELFLMGVTFAPMGALLPELFPTHVRYTGASAAYNLGGIVGASAAPFFAQKLVSMGGLSWVGGYVSVAAVISLIAVLCLKETRNTAL
- the purT gene encoding formate-dependent phosphoribosylglycinamide formyltransferase, producing MTRIGTPLSPTATRVLLCGCGELGKEVVIELQRLGVEVIAVDRYANAPAMQVAHRSHVINMLDGVALRAVIEAEKPHYIVPEIEAIATATLVELENEGFTVVPTARATQLTMNREGIRRLAAEELDLPTSPYHFADTYEDYAKAVADLGYPCVVKPVMSSSGKGQSLLRSDADLQKSWDYAQEGGRAGKGRVIVEGFIDFEYEITLLTVRHVGGTTFLEPVGHRQEKGDYQESWQPQAMSPKALAESQRVAKAVTDALGGRGLFGVELFVKGDQVWFSEVSPRPHDTGLVTLISQDLSQFALHARAILGLPIPVVRQFGPSASAVILPEGQSQQTSFANLGAALSEPDTAIRLFGKPEINGTRRMGVCLARDESVELARVKATRAAQAVKVEF
- a CDS encoding DUF1289 domain-containing protein, coding for MMSEVVERPVASPCVSICALDEQDICTGCQRTVAEIGRWGRMDNDERRAVLKRCHERAVEAGLILQA
- a CDS encoding gamma carbonic anhydrase family protein, coding for MKYRLGDLRVESHPTSWAAPNATLIGRVRLQANASVWFGAVLRGDNELIDIGEGSNVQDGTVMHTDMGSPLTLGKGVTVGHNAMLHGCTVGDFSLVGINAVILNGARIGKHCIIGANALIAEGKEIPDGSLVMGSPGKVVRELTEQQKRMLEASAAHYVHNAQRYARDLVVDDE
- a CDS encoding CoA pyrophosphatase → MLDELLRRMSNHQPASLETDRRFPEAAVLLPITRSEAPELVLTLRAKGLSTHGGEVAFPGGRRDPEDPDLVFTALREAEEEIGLPPGLVEVIGPLSPLISLHGLKVTPFVGLIPDFVEYRANDAEIAAVFTVPLEFFRQDPRDHTHRIDYQGRSWFVPSYRYGEYKIWGLSAIMIVELVNLLFDAGISLHQPPERYIEN
- a CDS encoding preQ0 transporter, whose amino-acid sequence is MFYLIAYISSVVLINYAFSSAPHLDIIWSAWGGLVFILRDMVQTRFGHGALFAMLVALVLSYVTSEPAIALASASAFFISELIDWLVFSITRRPLRDRLWLSSALSIPVDTFIFFGMIGALTPVVIGTAMASKFAGVTAVWLAMAFRARRAAVAG